AACTGGATGGAACCCATAgaggacccagaggaagacACCGAATTGAACAACGTCAAATAACATCACTCCGAAGTGAGACAGCGAGGGTTGTCCCCGCCTCCCCGCGTTTGGAATAACCACATGAGGACAAAATCTATGCCGAGTGAGCACTTTAGCATTCACACCCATTCGTTGCGGAAGCACAAGTCCAACCACTCTCCTCGGCCAATTATTGTGCCAGCTATGTTTGGAAAACTTTAACTGGCAGAAAGAGCTGCATAAACCTGTGCTTAACTGTCAGAAGACTGCAAACCTCTATTGTGGAAAAGGACTGTGATCCAAAGTATTGTTTCAATTGCTTTCATCCTATCTTGATATCACATAAGAGGAAAGCGTCCTTAATCTCTTAATTTTGAAGAAATTTGGCTTCCACGGTTCTAAGAAAGCTGTTaaaaatgttgtgttttgtgcTGGGGGAACATTTTTTGAAACAATTCAATTAACTTGATTTCACAACAACCACAGCTGTAGGTAGGTAAGTTGTGTGTACGTAAAATTGAACATAAACCACAATAGATTATAATAGTAAAAAGATTAACAGTAAATAgatcaacaaatattttctcaatAAACTATACAAGCACTCCCTTCTTACATACACACAGCTGTGCAGTCCACCATAAAGTACAGTATTACGTTACATGTGCGTTATGGTATGGTACGTTTGAAAACGATTCTGCATTACTATCGTCGTAATCGTGCAATTGTTTTCCGCTCTCAGGCTCTTTGGTTGATCTCACATAATCAAATTTGTGGCTTCCCATTATTTTTGTATGGGTTGAAACAAATGTTACATTTGTAGTACGTACTGTATTTGTCTAAATAGCAAAACCAGTTGTGCACGGAGATGAGAAGTTGTGCTTATTACAGTTGGAAAAGTCAGATCGTTTTACCCCTTTtcaagcgcgcgcgcgcgcgtgtgtgtgtgtgctttgaaTAAATTGACAGCTTGAACGGCATTTATGCTGTTTTAATAGCGCGTGGTTAACTGCATTCTCGAGAGATTTTCCGCACAGACTTCAGGCTCCGAGCTTGACTAACGGTTTTGACACTCCTTCCTGTTGACTGTCACGTATGATCTAtggcaggggtctccaacgtggtgtccgcgagcaccaggtagcccgtgaggaccacaccagtagcccgccagtgctaggattgtgatttgctcgtagaaattatgatttaaaaatgcaaacatgggcagtattatagattctatagctacctatttagctatctaactagctagctacagtatacatctagctagctaatgttctaatattattaaatgtaatttgtacaaatgttattttagacgtgtatcaatttagtagcccttcacacaatcaggacacatgaagtagctctcactctcaaaaagtttggtgacccctgatctatggggactaagggtgtggaaaataatcgatattaatcgatacatcgatgtgcacgtgcgcgatgcgagtgcatcggctcattcactgggcacgacgcgattgacgggtgaaatcgagattcatcacgatgcattggttggtatcggtaaaatccgatccaagcgccgttttattcatgttaaacgtcacctatctgcccattcctaggcgcaatgaatgcaccatcaatgttttgcgttttgtgttgaattccggacggtagccgtgcgtcacatacagtccagtacacaactagcgaaacgcTACGGAATtttgcgcaagcagcagcgagaaaactactttatttaatgcttccgcaacattcagatcttatgtttgaaaatactacggcttcgaaaagaaagacggaaagattgataaaagctccgtaatttgcaaagaaagtcgcactacgaagccatacaacggcagcaccacaaatatgcagaccacttaaaacgatggcaccacatcaccgaccaGTTTCCAgctccctcccccgcctccccgtccagttcctcgttggacaccggagaaactcttggcaaaccaggtcaggatcagaaaaaaatcgcctcttatttggggggtccccttgcagctcactgtgaccgcgcaaggaaaaactatatatggatgactcttttggacatttcattttgacactcagtgagagtggtctgtgtacgctacaatacacacagcagctttgaggctgtgactgccacattgtttcaattgtattttttttttctgtacgacggagatggatatttcatataagacactcagtgagtagtctgtttgtgtttacacgacagcaacagctgtgagtctcaggtgccaaattgtttacattttctttgcacaaaacccaattgtgaaagggcttaaataagttgttttacacgttctactgtttataaggaataaagtggtctactttttgcaataccatactgaattccatctttttttaaaactttttttctttgcgtatttgcatcatgtttaattgcacacacaatatcacaacaaattgtactgtatcgtatcggatcgcattgatttgaactaaatgtcgtatcacatcgtgaagatggtgaaacgtatcgaatcgtgtcgccagaaaattccatgtatcgtttaagtatcgcatcgctggtagtgcatcgagatgtgtatcgaatcgtcctcagtgctgagattcacatccctaatgggGACACGATAGTCCCAGAATCTTATAAATTTCCCACTTTTTCCAACATTTGTATTTCAGTTTATATTAGCAAACCGTCTTTTTACTTGTGGAAGTTGAAGGGtctgttgtttttcagtggatggctcttctttacgaatgacaaaaggagatgtggaatcctttcatgcagtttaataaaaggagaaaaaaaacgcctGCGCCCCCAAACAGATGAacgattaccccccccccctttcagtcacgaaaacacttcctgcttctctttagccaatcagacgcaagcAACATAAGAACGTTTCAACAATTACTgtattaaacagaatataatttagataACTATATCATAAAATAATATactgctcaaatataaaatgaaaataattaataatttaacataagcttacacgtTAGCCGACGGTAGCTATCAGCCACTCGTTAAATTGTATGTGTAATTCGGAGACCTTCGTGTTTAAACCGTTATAAACATACCAAGTGAAACAGAGCACTGTGTTAACAAAAGTAAAGAGACGGTGAAAATGACCTAGGTTGGTGTGACAGCGTCTCGTGACAGATCGTCAGCTGTCAATTACATCGCCTCAGCCTCGACCCCTAATCCATCGGCGACGGTCAATTGTCGCACTCGGAATTGAACTGCCGCAATGGACAGCGAGCGGAGCGCCTTCCATACTCAGCTGGCCGCTGTCATGGACACTCTGCTTGCTGCTGCCGTGTGGGAGATCGCCAAAATCTTCGAGAGCAGCATGTGTGAGCAGCAGGCGGAGATCTCCAGCCTCCTCGCCAAGCTGGAGCAAGTGGAGAGGAGGCAGAGTACCAAGGCAGGGCAAGGGGGCACGGCTGGTGACCGAGGGGACATCTTGAGGCCAAAAGCCCCGAGGGAAGCAGGTACAGGAATTCACAATTCCCTTAACATGTTGTTAACTTCGGAATTACACGGAATAAATGCTGTGTTTTACACAGGAAAGGAGCAAGATGGTGCAGGCAATAACAGCCAGAGTGAGCCGAAGGAGTTCACAGATTCTATAACTTTGATAAAACAAGGTTTGACTGTCCTATTTACATGGAAGTTCATTTAAGAGTCCCAAATTGAAGAACATTTCTGCCCTTCCCTGTGGAGTCTGAGTTTCCACGATAATTCCAATTCTGAAATGTATAATGTAACTCTTTGTAtccttataataataaaaacatacatagaGCACAATTATTTATTAATCACTTAATATACCGAACCTAACATCACCCCAAACTCAATCACTCATTtaatttgcaaaataaatgaattcgcTTTATTATGCTGCCATTGATTAAATGGctgcataattaaaaaaaaaaggaagtcgtcaggaagtcgagcctcagattgaggaggagcagtgtggttttcgtcccggccgttgaacagtggaccagctctacacccttagcagggttctcgagggtatgtgggaattcgcccaaccagtctacatgtgttttgtggacttggagaaggcgtttgaccgtgtccctcggggagttctgtggggggtgcttcgagggtatggggtaccgaacctcctgatacgggctgttcggtcactataccaccgatgtcagagtttgcttcgcattgccggcagtaagtcggaatcgtttccagtgggggtaggactccgccaaggctgccctttgtcgccgattctgttcataacctttatggacagaatttctaggcgcagccaaagcgttgaggcggtccgttttgggggcctcagtattgcatccctgctttttgcagatgatgtggtgctgttggctccttcaaacagggctctccaactctgactggagcgtttcgcagccgagtgtgaagcggttgggatgaagatcagcacctccaaatctgaaaccatggtcctcagtcggaaaagggtggagtgccccaagtggaggagttcaagtatcttggggtcttgttcacgagtgggggcagaagggagcgggagatcgacaggcggattggtgcagcgtctgctgtgatgcggacgttgtatcggtctgtcgtggtgaagaaggagctgagccaaaggccgaagctctcaatttaccggtcgatctacgttccaaccctcatctatggtcacgagctatgggtcgtgaccgaaagaacgagatcccggatacaagcggctgaaatgagttttctctgcagggtgtccaggctctcccttagagataaggtgagaagctcggtcatccgggaggggctcagagtcgagccgcttctcctccatatcgagaggagccagatgaggtggcttgggcatctgattcggatgcctcctgagcgcctccccggtgaggtgttccggtcatgccccaccgggaggagacccagaggaagacccaggacacgctggagagactatgtcacccagcttgcctgggaacgactcgggatcccccggggagagctggacgaagtagctagggagagggaagtctggccttccctgctaaagctgttgcccccgcgacccggccccggataagcggtagatgatggatggatggatgattaaaaTTGTGCTGATGGATTGGCCGTGGCAATTATGGTGAACATCAAAGTTTGTGCCCATGCTGACCCCCAAACAGACAAAAAGACTATGATTCCACAAAAACTAAGCCACTATGTTTGTTTCATCTTCCACAACTCTTTTTCAAATGACTGAtgcaatgaataaaatgatgagGTGACTAAACTGGAATGAGCAATAAATCCGTACCAAATTGACCTTCAATCCTCGTGCATTTCCTTTCTGTGTAGAGGCACGCGTTCCAGAGGACCATCTTCACTTATTGTGCTGGGCTTTCAGACATGGCTTCCGTGGAGTGAGGAAGCGGCAGTGTTAAAATACTTCTCAGACATTTAAAGTGCCCAAGTTTATACATCTGTTGTCAAgctattttcaatgttaaaTTGAAGATCGATATGTATCAAACAAATTGGTTACATCCGACCAATTAATTTTTGCCGCTCCATGTTTTCCGTTCTTTCAGTTTCTCATTAGGCATGCTTATATTTGCATCTTGTATGTCCTTATGTGATGAATCTCAGCCTCCTTTGGGGTCTTTCATGGTCCAAGTCCCAGAGGAAAGCCTTGCCATCACAGACCGTACAGCAACTGATACATTGACTGAGACACACATCCAAGCCGAATGTAAGAAGTtcatggaacttttttttttatcaaagccTTAATTAGATTATGCAATATTAATGATTTTGTGAGAGGTAACATTTTCTCCTTCCCATGGTGTTGTCTGTAGTGTCTCATTGGGATCAAGGGGGGGCTACTGAAGATCACCGGCTACAACAAGAAAGTGCTTCCCCctcttttttcaccatttcCCAGATTGCACATTGCTCCCTCAGGCAAGACAGCCCCCCATCCTAGGCAATGGTTGCCTAGGATGGATGACACTCGAGGAGGTGAGAAGAGCTTACAGGCAACTGGCAACAgctgctttgttgcagctgccgcCAGTATCGGCACTGACGTGGCTTGCCTCCAACCTGAGACCAACTCCAAAGATGAGAATGACCCCTTTGTATTCAAGGAGCAAAAAACTGAGAACTTCAATCAAACGTCAGGACAAGGCCAAAGGGCTGAGCGAACTGGGGTTCAGCAGCTTCAGCCGCAGGTTCTCTCACCATGGGGACATAATCATGATGACAGGAGTGGCCTGTTAAGTCACATGAGGCGGACCTCGTTTAGCAACAGAGACCCCCTACTCCTGCAGTCCAATTCAGTCTCTCTCAAACCACGACAAGCAACCCCCTTGCGCCTCAGTGGAGCTCCCAGTGGAGGGAATGGTCGCCCCTACACCTGCCCGTATTGTGCTAAAAGCTTCATTTATCCCTCCCACCAACGCAGACACCTGTTACGCCACACGGGGGTCCGCTTGCATCCCTGCCAGTTCTGCGACAAGAGCTTCCTCACC
This window of the Hippocampus zosterae strain Florida chromosome 1, ASM2543408v3, whole genome shotgun sequence genome carries:
- the LOC127603870 gene encoding gastrula zinc finger protein xFG20-1-like; its protein translation is MDDTRGGEKSLQATGNSCFVAAAASIGTDVACLQPETNSKDENDPFVFKEQKTENFNQTSGQGQRAERTGVQQLQPQVLSPWGHNHDDRSGLLSHMRRTSFSNRDPLLLQSNSVSLKPRQATPLRLSGAPSGGNGRPYTCPYCAKSFIYPSHQRRHLLRHTGVRLHPCQFCDKSFLTPLELTVHTRTHTGERPFGWTQCGKHFACNGNLRAHQRDVHMQKRPFACAKCGKKFAHRGNLDFCTITESTKVIRTTWSISRSQTLPLIPFKTRVHDLD